In the Phaeobacter piscinae genome, ACACAAGCGGCAAACACGAAACCGGCCCGACCAGCCGCCGACCCCGCGCTGCGTTCTCGGGTCGCGATGGAGCAGATCGCCGCTGTCGGCGCAGGCCTTAGCAACAGTGATACCGCATTTTCGGCCACCTCGGCGTCTCAGGCGAGCTTCCAAACGTCCCCTGCAACATCTGGAGCGGTGCAGCTGGCCTCGCTCACAGACGGGCTATCGGCACAACCACTGGTCCAAGCCGCTCTTGAGACCGACCCGCAGGACATCGTGGAGCCGAAGGCTGACATTCGCTCCATCACGGCGACGCGCGTCAATATGCGCTCCGGTCCGGGCACGGTCTATCCAATCGTTGACCGGCTGAGCAACGGTGAAGAAGTTGCGGTATTTGAAGATATCGGCACCGGCTGGTTGCACCTGCGCACCGTAAAAGACGGCAAAGTTGGCTGGATTGCCGCTTCCCTGGTGAGCCAGAAACGCCCATAAAGCGTCGGTACAGGTGACCGCGCGAGGGGCTTTATGCAAAAAACGATCCTGATGACAGGCTGCTCCTCCGGGATCGGCCTGGATGCAGCGCATGGGATGCGCGAGCGCGGCTGGACTGTTTTTGCCTCCTGCCGTCAGCGCGTCGATTGCGACAGATTGCGTGCCCAAGGGTTCATCAGCCCACTGATGGACTACACAGATGCCGAGACACTCCGCAGTGGCCTGGGCGAGGTGCTGGAGCACACCGGCGGCACATTGGATGTTCTGTTCAACAACGGCGCCCATGGTCTGCCCGGTGCGGTCGAAGATGTCTCCACCGACGGGCTGCGCAGCATCTTTGAAAGCAATGTCTTTGGCTGGCACGAGCTGACCCGCAACGTCATCCCGGTGATGCGCGCACAGGGGCACGGGCGCATCGTGCAGAATTCCTCGATCCTCGGATTTGTGAGCTTCCCTTGGCGCGGGGCCTATGTCGCCACCAAACACGCAATTGAGGGGCTGACCGACACCATGCGGGTGGAACTGCGGGACAGCGGGATCCATGTCATCCTGATCGAACCCGGCCCCGTTACATCGAAGATCCGCGAAAAAGCCATTCCGCATTTCGAGAAATACGTCGACTGGGAAAACTCCGCCCTGCGTGACCGCTATGAGGCGAGTTTGCTGACACGTCTCTATGAAAGCACCGGGCCAGACAGGTTTGAGCTCCCCGCCTCCGCTGTTACGGCCAAGCTGGTTCATGCCTGCGAGAGCCGACGCCCGCATCCGCGTTACTATGTCACCGTACCGACCCATATTGGCGGTGTGCTAAAACGCATCCTGACAACACGCGCGATTGACCGCATCCTCGCGCGGCTTAGATAGCTGATGCGCGGCCAGACCTGCCATGGGGGCAGCGGCTGGCGCGACAAGAAACAAGGAATATGAGAAGATGGGCGATCCGCTCTACATCCTGGCAATTGCTGCCATCGCAGCAACTGTTATCGTGCTGGTGATCGGCATTGGTGGGTTCGGCGCCGGTGGTGCCTTCAATGCCAGAAACGCCAATAAGATGATGCGTCTGCGCATCCTGTTTCAGTTTCTCGCCGTGGTGTTCATCCTTGGCTACGTCTATCTTCGCGCTCAGGGAGGTCAGTAAGCCATGGTCGTATTGAACAAAATCTACACCCGCACCGGCGACAAAGGGGACACTGCGCTTGGCAATGGCGACCGTGTCGCCAAACATTCCGCGCGGGTGAACGCCTATGGCACCTCGGATGAGCTGAACGCCTTTGTAGGGGTGGCCCGGCTTGAGGCCAAGGATGAGATGGATGCCGCGCTGGCCCGCATTCAGAATGACCTTTTTGATCTTGGCGCAGATCTGTGTCGGCCGGAAATGGACAAGGATGCAGATGCTGACTACCCGCCCTTGCGGGTTGCCGATGCGCAGGTCGCGCGGCTGGAAGCGGAAATTGATACGATGAACGCGGAACTCTCGCCGCTGCGCAGCTTCGTGCTGCCGGGCGGGGCTGCACTCTCCGCGCATTTGCATGTCTGCCGCACTGTGGCGCGGCGTGCTGAACGTTTGGCGACCGACCTGGCGACGCAGGAGGACATCAATCCAGCGGCGGTGAAGTATCTCAACCGGCTCTCGGACTGGTTCTTCGTCGCATCGCGCGCGGCCAATGACAATGGGGCCCGCGATGTTCTGTGGGTGCCAGGCGCCAATCGCTAGCCCCCCCGGAGCGCGTCTATCGCGCCGTGCAGGTCTGATCGGCCCGTACGGCGCGTCATCTGCCCGACGTTGACTGATGGACACACCCGCGCCCGGATCGCTCCGCCGCCGCGCCATGATTCTACGGTGTGATCTGCTTCCCTTGCGGCAGTGCAGCATCTTGCGTCGCAACATTCCTGCAAAACTGCTGATGCAAACCGTCAGACGCGACGTCGGAGGGCGGTAACGTGACGATTTTGCCCTGTTGCGGCGCAATCTAAGCCGCTATCAACATCGCGAGAGCATGGAGGAGAGTCGCCTCGGCGGCTTGCCGTTTGTTAAGGAGAGAACGCAAAATGAAGGTACTCGTGCCTGTCAAGCGCGTGATTGACTACAACGTGAAGGTCCGCGTCAAAGCGGACGGCAGCGGTGTCGATCTCGCCAACGTCAAAATGTCGATGAACCCGTTCGACGAAATCGCCGTCGAAGAGGCCATCCGCCTCAAGGAAGCCGGCAAAGCTGATGAGATCGTCGTTGTCTCCATCGGTGTGAAGCAGGCGCAGGAGACCCTGCGGACCGCATTGGCCATGGGCGCCGACCGCGCGATCCTGGTCAACGCCGCTGAAGATGTACACACCGACATCGAGCCTCTGGCCGTCGCCAAGATCCTCGCCAAAGTGGTCGAGGAAGAGCAGCCCGGTCTGGTTCTGGCCGGCAAGCAAGCGATCGACAACGACATGAACGCAACCGGTCAGATGCTGTCTGCGCTCTTGGGTTGGTCGCAAGGCACCTTTGCCTCTGAGCTGGACGTCGATGGCGATAACGCTGTTGTGACCCGCGAAGTGGACGGCGGCCTGCAGACCATCAAAGTGAAGATGCCCGCCATCGTCACCGTGGACCTGCGCCTGAACGAGCCGCGCTACGCCTCGCTTCCGAACATCATGAAAGCGAAGAAAAAGCCGCTCGACGAGAAAACCGCCGCCGACTACGGCGTCGACGTCTCGCCGCGCTTGGAAATCATCTCCACCAAAGAACCCGAAGCCCGTGCCGCTGGCATCATTGTGGGTTCGGTCGATGAGCTGGTTGGGAAACTCAAAGAAG is a window encoding:
- a CDS encoding SH3 domain-containing protein; the protein is MSRFVIASFLFLGWGFYEASGGADFEPPQGPSAAIDIAKAAFGSDSSPSTTSVRSTQVTAESLVSKVALRVPQNDTTQAANTKPARPAADPALRSRVAMEQIAAVGAGLSNSDTAFSATSASQASFQTSPATSGAVQLASLTDGLSAQPLVQAALETDPQDIVEPKADIRSITATRVNMRSGPGTVYPIVDRLSNGEEVAVFEDIGTGWLHLRTVKDGKVGWIAASLVSQKRP
- a CDS encoding SDR family NAD(P)-dependent oxidoreductase, with protein sequence MQKTILMTGCSSGIGLDAAHGMRERGWTVFASCRQRVDCDRLRAQGFISPLMDYTDAETLRSGLGEVLEHTGGTLDVLFNNGAHGLPGAVEDVSTDGLRSIFESNVFGWHELTRNVIPVMRAQGHGRIVQNSSILGFVSFPWRGAYVATKHAIEGLTDTMRVELRDSGIHVILIEPGPVTSKIREKAIPHFEKYVDWENSALRDRYEASLLTRLYESTGPDRFELPASAVTAKLVHACESRRPHPRYYVTVPTHIGGVLKRILTTRAIDRILARLR
- a CDS encoding twin transmembrane helix small protein, encoding MGDPLYILAIAAIAATVIVLVIGIGGFGAGGAFNARNANKMMRLRILFQFLAVVFILGYVYLRAQGGQ
- a CDS encoding cob(I)yrinic acid a,c-diamide adenosyltransferase → MVVLNKIYTRTGDKGDTALGNGDRVAKHSARVNAYGTSDELNAFVGVARLEAKDEMDAALARIQNDLFDLGADLCRPEMDKDADADYPPLRVADAQVARLEAEIDTMNAELSPLRSFVLPGGAALSAHLHVCRTVARRAERLATDLATQEDINPAAVKYLNRLSDWFFVASRAANDNGARDVLWVPGANR
- a CDS encoding electron transfer flavoprotein subunit beta/FixA family protein is translated as MKVLVPVKRVIDYNVKVRVKADGSGVDLANVKMSMNPFDEIAVEEAIRLKEAGKADEIVVVSIGVKQAQETLRTALAMGADRAILVNAAEDVHTDIEPLAVAKILAKVVEEEQPGLVLAGKQAIDNDMNATGQMLSALLGWSQGTFASELDVDGDNAVVTREVDGGLQTIKVKMPAIVTVDLRLNEPRYASLPNIMKAKKKPLDEKTAADYGVDVSPRLEIISTKEPEARAAGIIVGSVDELVGKLKEAGAV